The DNA window TCACCCTCTAATGCATCACTTTCCGTTCAAATCATCGAGACAACTTTTCGCATAGCAAGTCGCGTCTCGCGTAGGCGGTTTTAACCGCTTCCAATATATTAAGAGAAACGTGCATCATTCTCACCTTCTCAGTTTCATGTCACTTTGATTCTCTCACTGACTTAGGTGTTAGAGTGTTAACCTTGTAGGTCCACCTCCGTACCACTATACTAAAAGCCTAATGCACCTGTGTCAAATCTATCTCACTGTTTCAACAATAATTCTGGTTTCAAATTAGTACGCAAATGAAAAGTTTGAGGATTTGGAGAATGTATTTGAAAGGCTGGAAAATGCTTTGGAGAGTGTATTTAGGCGTTTGATTAAGACTGGGTTGTATCGTTTAAACATCATGACTCTATCTTAGAGATCTTTTAAGGATTGAATTTTTTTCACAGTATGGGTATAAACAATCCAATAGTAATACAACCAAATAGAAACAAGAAATTTGTGTTCTTTACTTCTACTCTCTAACTTATAAATTTGATGTTACATATTTTCTGTGTGATATGAAATTATGAACTATTACTTTTTTTTCCCCTAAAAATAACAATTAGTGGTATATTTATTTGGTAAACGAACATAATTCTTTAATAAAAGGtctagatatatatatatatatactcaagCACTCAAGCACTTGTAGCAGAAAATAATGTAAAAAGTAAATAcagcaaaaagaagaaaaatgcttcaaccaaaaacaaaaacatgtgcaTCCTTTATTACAATGAGCATAAACATCAGAAGCACTGGATACTATGAATATGCACAATACCAGCTTTGCATCATACACTAACACCACCAGATATGTGGAATAGTGGCTGGCCTTTCATTGTAATAATATTGATGATGCATGAAGCTACTATTATCTTCATACTTTTATATATATGAGCATGGTGGATGACCAAACTATTATCTTCATAGCCTTTTTTTTTGGAATGCACATAATCACTTCGGCGGTGGTGGTGGTCTTTGATATACTGTTTATTCCTGCCTTGGACCGAGCCACTTCAATGCCGAGAAAGTATTTGAACGGACCAAGATCTTTATTCTCCAAGTTCTCTTCAAAAGATAGAAATGTTTGTCGTAGTAACTTCTCTAAGCACACTACTTAAAGCAGGGAGTTCATAACCTTCATTCAATAATGGGAATACTCAAAATTCTCCATCCATTATATGATAAACTTCCTAAAATTCTTATTCATCTTCTTTGACACTATATATAATAGCAAAGAATTCAAGCTTCATTCAAAAAACAACGCAGCACATGCAGCTAACCTCTCTCAATCAATGTGAGCATGTGGTAGAAACATGAGTTTTCCTGTTAAATTAGTAAACTTGTCACACTTGTGCCAAACACTGTGCATTATTAAACATCCCATCTAATATAAAAAAGAATGTGTTGTTTTGGTTCAGAGGTATCAATTGACTGCCATGTTTCATTGTTGAGGAGCTAAATGGATTATAGAAAGATGAGATCCAGATTTTGGGAGAAATGATCAAAATATGGATACCAATATCAACTATATACAATGTTTAGTTTATTATTACAACCTACATttactaaaacaaaaataatagacTAATATGGCAAACTAATTGATTACTAATGATGTTTTCTGATTACCAACACTAAAAAGACATGCCAGCTATATTCATCATGCACCTCAAACACATTTCTATTTAAAAAGCATCTTGCAGAATTTCACATGCAATATCATAAACAATTCACAATGTTGGATAAACATGTAACAGGCTTACCATATTCAAATGGAAATCCACACAGGCACATGCACAGCTAATCTCTCTTAAGAATATGGTAGCAATAAGCAGCGCCAATTTTCATAATTGCAAGCAAATTAAATGATGACTAATGATGTTTTCTGATAACCAACACTAAGAAGACATGCCAGCTATATTCATCATGCATTCAATGATATAAGCATCTTTGcagaatataacatgcagtatcaTTAACAAATTCACAATGTTGGGTTGGCATGTGACAAGCTTACCATATTCAAAGGGAAATCCATGCATGCACCACATGATCTACTCCATGATTAACAACAAGTGCTgcgtattttatttctttaatatatGAAATTAATCATTATCATGAGTAGCTCTTATATAAAGAGAGTTTTGATCACTTGGTAACATCACACAAACATTGAGCATTACAATTATCTTCgaagaaaataagaacaaatTAAAGAGCAATATGGCAACAAAGAACCATGTTCGCTCCAATAGTTTTCCTTCTCAATCTCATCCTAACTCCACTAGAATAGAACAAGAGCTAAGCAAAATCAAGACATGGGAAACCACATCAACATCCACATCTGATTCAATTACCATTGGCCTTTTTTTGCTTGAAGATTTGTACACTTCATTGGAAGATTTTCTCAATATGAGATCAACACAAAAGGCCATTTCTCAGCATCAAGGTGAGAATTTTGTGGAAGAGTTGTTGGATGGCTCGGTGAAAATTTTGGATATCTGTGGTATCACAAGAGACATCGTGTTAGAAATTAAAGAAAATGTTCAATCACTTCAATCTTCTCTAAGAAGGAGAAAAGGAGATTCAAGCATTGAAACAAGTGTATCCAAATATAAATTCTTCACAACGAAGATGAAGAAGAATGTCACAAAGTTGATGACATCTCTAAAACAAATGGAAAGTAAATTTGGAGCTTCCACACTTTTGAACCAAGATCAAGAAGTTGTTTGTGTGATAAGTGTTCTTAGAGAGGTTATAGTAATGAACATGTCTATCTTTCAATCCATATTGTCTTTTTTGACCTCCAAGTCAAAGGCAACCAAATGGTTCAAAATGTCAAAGTTGATGCATAAGAGGACAATATCATGTGAGGAGAATTTAAATGAATTCCAGCGTGTGGATGCATCCTTAAGAACCCTTTTACGCAAAGGTTCTGATGTTTCCGAGATGCAGGCAGCACATGAAAGTTTTGAAGCATTGGAGAGTGCAATTGAAGGGGTAGAGAAAGGTTTGGAAAGTGTATTTAGGCGTTTGGTTAAAACTAGAGTTTGTCTTTTAAACATGACTCAATAGTTTGTTGGGTCTTTATTTTATCCCCATAGCATCCGAATTTTAAGGATATGCTAAGGAatgaaatttttttgtttgtATAGATACATTAGAATCAAATACAATGAAAAGCTTATAATAATTATCACCCTCTACTCATCTCATGTTCTTTTGACCTATGTGCTCTAAACAGATTAAGATCTAGACTCCCTAATACTAGCAGACACaactttttgatttttaaaaaaatcatgaaacataATTAGGAGGGGCTGCCCCTACATAACAAATGTGTGGTATATCATCAGATAAACTGTCAGGAGTAAATCCTACCAACGTTCCTTTTTTATGTAGAATAAAAGTAGTATAAtacattttttaatgaaaatctaCATGATACAAAGAAAATGGTTCAACAATTCATTAGCTTCTACTTAGTACCAGTTTAAAATATATCAGCTGGTCATACTAACCTGGATTGTAACACCTTTTTGATTTTGTAACaaaatcataacatcatcaagtgCTCAAAATGATAGAAAATACACCACAGGGAAATAAGATACATCTAGTTttattgaaatattaaaaatattgagCCAAATAGGAACTATTATTGCGGAGCCCTCAAATTGAGGACTCTTCCAAAAACTAGCGTATGCCATTAATTGTGACGCTGACACGGTATTCTTTAGTAAAAGGCGAAAGAATAGTTCGCTATGTCATCATCACACAACTCCGTACTTAAAAATGATTGAGATCCTTTCACTTTATATGTGAGTAGTTTAGGTTATTTTACGTAGTAGACGATACGGGACTTCAGTTTGTTATCCACTCACTTAACACTACCTTAAATAACTAACGTATCCCAGTCTAGTGATAATTGAATTTTATTGCAAATAGAGCACAAGAAACAACAGAGTACTAACTCACCTTGCAACAAAGGAGTTGTATTGAGCTAATTGATCCGTTCCATCATCAAAATTTACCATGGCTATAGCATACAAAACACCCTGTAGAAAACCAAGAGGATTTACCTTAGTGTTATGCATGTATGGTAAACAGTTAGACTTGAAAGAAGATATACAACACCCTCACCAAAATGTGTAAGCACATAGAGTATAAAGACTGAGCTACTGCCAAACATCATATTTCACCGTGGGAAGAAGACAACTCCATTACTTCCTCAGAAATCTTCTCATCCACAAATGTTACTGAATAAGCTTGAAGAACTCTTAACCTTTTTAACCTAAACTTCATTTGCCCCATCGACGTATTTGAACTCCAAGTACTGTTATGGTTTCTCTTCCAAGAAAATTCTTTGTAAAAACCatgcaatttttaatgaaaatctCCATATGACAACTTAAGATTGATTAAGGAAATGAACTACcgctaaataaataaaagtactttAGAAACATATTAACAATGTGACCTATATAATCTTACAAATCATGATAAGGTGGCCCCAGCTTGTTGAAATGGTAACATCATTAGTGCTGCTTTGTTTGGTAACAAAATCTGGAAAGGTTAAGGGACTTACTTGAACAGGATTCATACTATAGGCTTGTACTATTGTGTCCTTCATTTCTAAGAAGACTAGATCACAAGTCTGATGAAATCCTCTGTCTAAGGAAGAGCAGGTCATTACTCAGATCCCACATTTAAAGACATTCTAGCGAGAGTGACCCTTTTCAAATTAATGGGAATAAATGTAATGCTACCTATTCATCTATTTATCAAAGACACTTTTAAGCATTATTGGGAGGGGCCGCTCGAACAATCTTTAAAACTGAAATAATagtaatttgattaaaaaaatgttaCAAAACTGAAATCAAATTAAACGTACCTGCAATGCTGCAATAGTAGTAGTGACAGCTTTATGAATGAGATATTTGAAAATGGGTTGATTTAGTTGTTACAGATAGGAAAAGGGTAATTGCAAATTGAACAACACGTGGTTTCGTGGTGTAGTTGGTTATCACGTCAGTCTAACACACTGAAGGTCCCCAGTTCGAGCCTGGGCGAAGCCATATTTTGTTAATTTTGTCGAAAGGATTCAAAAGTAGAACCTTTTTACAAATGCAGCACATGATACTACCAGAATAAAAACTCAGTTCGAGCCTGGGCGAAGCCATATTTTGTTAATTTTGTCGAAAGGATTCAAAAGTAGAACCTTTTTACAAATGCCAGCACATGATACTACCTGAATAAAAACTTACCATTGAGCTAATTGATCTTTCCATCTTTAAAAACCTCGTAAACTTAACATGTATAACATAAGCGCTAATGAAAGAAGATATACAACACCCTCACCAAAATGTGTAAGCACATAGAGTATACAGACTGAGCTACTTGCAAACATCAGATTTCACTGTTGGAAGAAGACAACTCCATATCTTCCTCTGAAATCTTCTCATCCACAAGTGCTCCTGAATATCCCTGAAGAACTCCATCAATTGGTTTTTTTCCCTGGAGAGAAAAGGTTCTTGTCTCAAGTCACTCTGCAAGAATCTGATACTGTTATAGGCTTGTAATTTGGGGCCCTTCAAAACACAACCCTAGTGGGACCCTTTATCTAAGGGGAGACCAAATAATAAGTCTGACAAACTCAAATCGTTTTTATCTTTTTGATTTTGCAACAAATCTATAACATCATCAAGTACAAATTTTTGTGAGAACACACCCAGAAAAAGAAAACTGATTTTTCTTCCCAAATAGAACATGAAAGATTATAGTTGCTTGTGCTTTTAGGTCCCTTTCCCTCTTCTAAGCCTAACATTAACATTCAAGCTCCATGGACAATATCTTCCTAGTTAGAGCAAACCTCGTAGGAAATATACACTTACTCTTAAAGGAACAAAATCCAAAATCCCAAGAACTTTCCTGTGTTTAGAATTAGAATTTTAGAAGAAAGTTGAAAATTAATTAGAAGGGGCCGCGCGAACGCAGACCTCACGTACCGTACTATTCACTCTAACAATTCCGATGCGGGACTAACATAAAACGATATTGATTCATTCCATAGCAGAAAGGGAAAAAATACCATACAAGTATAACTGTGACACCACTTTTTGTGAAAGATAATCATCATTTAAATCTAAACTACGACGTATTTGTTCACAAGATTTAGCGCTGGAGTTGTATATACACACCACTCACATTTGCCACCTCCATTAGGATCCAAATAGATGAAGTATGTATAACCATATTGCAGTTCTGGAATCTCACAAGAGAACGCATTAGATCTTTTCTTCCATGGTCTCCCTGTTGTTCCATAAGTGAATGTAAACGAAAGCCAAAACTAGAAGCCGCAAATTTCAGCACCAAGCGAAATTATACCTCCCATACTTTTGTCCTGGTAATTGTTAGCATGGCAAATGAATAGAGCAAATAGCAATCAGATAAGAAATCATTATCATCTATAAATCAAACCAACAATGGTCTGTAAAGTTATGAAATCATCTCAAGACTAACACATTTGCACAAACATACAATAATAAGATAAATCGCAACCGAAATTCAATTTCATAAGCTTCTGTGCAGAAATTAAACAAACAGATACATATAAAATATTAAGTAATCAATTCTCACTAGGAATTAGAAATGGTAATTACCATTTTATCTTTTGACAGCAACCCGATTTTCGCCAAGAAACTAACAAAATGGCTCTCCATATCTCTCATCCTCACTATCAACCATGTGCTGCTGAACATGCTTAAAGAACtccatcaattttaatttttttccttaaGTGAGAGAATCTTGCGCAGTGACCAAACTCTTGTTCGCGTGTACATGAGACTCCCGTCGATGTCTTTGAACTCCAAGTTCTGCTATGGCTTCTGTTCCTAAAAAATAAAGTATTATGCGGTCAGTTCATAGTTGATAACTAGCTCACTAATCAGCTATTCACAGCTCAATTGAAAGTGAACGCATGCAGATAATTTGGTATTCATTTATTAGATATGCACCATCAGTAGAGCTAAAACCTAACACATACTATCTGCTAATTTAGCTTTGCGTAGATAGTATGTCCATCCAAGGCAGAACTGAGTTCTGAGGTGAAAAAGTGTTCTTTATCAAGCATTTTTAACATAAACAAAGCTAGAGTTTCAACAAAAACTATTATACTACTCCCACATCGTTGAAGTGCCTAAAATCTTAAACATTTATATACTTCAGATTAAGCACGGATGAGCACGACCTTACTTGAACAGGATCTGTTCTATAGGATCGTACTACTGTGTCCTTGATTTCAAAGGAGACAGGAACATAAGTCTGGTGGATGAATCACGACCGTGTGATCAGAGCGTGATTAACCGGCCAGGATGATCTGCATGTTGTGGTCATCATCTCAGCTGTAGATGATCGTTCTCGGTTGGTTCTACTAACTGGGGTGGTCACACGGTGTTCTGACAGACTCAAAAccttttttgtcatgttttttcaTCATACCCAAAACATCATTTGCAAATATTAACggaaaaaaatgtaattttttgtcatgttttttcaTCATACCCAAAACATCATTTGCAAATATTAACggaaaaaaatgtaattttttgaGATCCAAAATGTAGTTGTTTACCTTGCTTGGTTCACAGAGAGAAGATATAAGTTTGTCTTGTATCTGCCATATGATGTTGATGAAGTCCACAAAGCTATGGAAACAGTAAACTATAGAGCTAGGGTTCTTCTTCCCTCTCCCAAAGATAACTTGCTTGGTTTTCATTTCTTGTTCAGAAGGATAGCATAGAGACTCGCGCAACATATCAATGTCATAATGCACTATACGGAGGAGGAAAACCGAAACGTTTCATGTgtttttgctttatttattttcttctttcattcATTGTTTTGGTAAAGTGCTTTGTTTTTGTTCCAAGAAAAAGTGATTAATTCTATTGGTTTCATAGTGTTTAATGGTAATATAATGGATATTAACATTGTGACACGTTTTTCTCCATAATTGTGTTTAGATAAGGTTAAAAAAAATCTTCACTCTCATTATTTTCTAaggttatgtttgggagtttgaaggggaggggaggggaggggaaggcttccaaaaatgaaattttaaaaaaatatagaaaaatatttcacattttttgaaaaaatgattttgtttagaatgataaaagagtcattatcattactaaatttttaattttcaaaatactataacaacctaaaagatatttgaaaaatttatgtaaacccttcaaaaccctccttcaatacaatttttgagttcccccattttatggggtttttggtgttatgaataaactcaaaccctccaaaaccctcttacccaaaatctttttatcctttttacctaattcttcttatttttcaaagccctcccctcccttcccctcaaaactcccaaacatagcctaagaagatccttgaattttaaaatttcaacATTTCATACAATCTAGTTACTTTCGTTTCATTCTTAAATTTCTATATTCAAAATAACATTCTCTAATTTTATTATCAAATCTTATTTGAATTATTCGAATATTatgcaatttaatttattaacttaattTTCTAATGAATATCATGCAATTTGATTTATTAACTTAGTTTTCTAATGAAATATCGGTGGacactaacaaattaaaagagaaagaagaaaactCTTCAGGATTTAGTCTCTGGTTGCAACAAGGTAGGTATTATCTTATTTTTACAGTTTACTTCTAAGTTTTGTAATTTTAGTTTACATCTCAGTTTTTGTAGCTAAAGCTGGAAGTAGTAAATTCAAGAGGGTCATTTACTTCCTTTCTCTCTCTCCCCTTTTAGAAAAGCTGAAAGCTACAAACAATTGTCACTAATTATTTGTGTTAAATGTTTACTTGCATTGTTTGAATTTTATATGGCAGCGCAATTAAATTTGTGTTTAAGGTTAAGGCTCTTGACTTTACATCAAGCAATTAGTTCTTTGTAATTAGCTCTTGACTACGCAGCTACAATTGTGAAAGCCTTGACATTGTGAAAGCCTTAACATTTATTCCTCCTTTTCTGCATTTTAGGTTTGTTGCATCTTGATTGCTCATCTTATGCAGATACCTTACCATAAAATAATGTTAGCTAAACAAATCGGTTTATCACTCAAAATATGATGGTTCATTAGACCATAGTAGGTAACAAGCCAATTGACTCTCTTTCAAAGGTTGTCTGCAGTGTTGGTAGGGTTTTACAAACTGCTCTCAGCATAATTTGAGTGTATTTTATGTTAAGTAATACAAACATAAGGCACATTAGTTTTTGTGTGctgattttttctttctttctttcttttttaaattaaggTTTGTATATTATGTTTGGATTAACATTATTATTTCAAAGTTACATTTGTAATTTTAAGTGTTAGAGCCATGTTGGTCTGATTCCTTTTGGCGGCTTGGAAAATGCTGAAGAATTTAGGAAGATTTTAAAACCAAATATGGGTGTACAATATCGGATGAGGACGATTTAGTTTGTCAAGCCttgtgaaattttttttattgagtgAGCAATCTAAATGAGATTAGAATCTATTTGAATTAATTAACATTAGATTTGAAGTTAAATGATATTTGTTTCGATggttttattttaaaagtttaCCATTTTTAACTTAACTAGTAGAAGACTCGTGCGTCCGCACCGGTAattcaaatcttaagatgaataatgtattacaaacgcaaaaaaaaaaaaaaattaaaaaattgaggaatgttaatttaagattaacaaaacataatatagatgaaATAAATCTATATATAGTAGCTATGTTAAAAAAAAGAACATGGAAATGCAATAGTCATTCATATTTTAGGTAATTCAATAAGACTAGGTTGTTgctgatatataattgttattataaaatcactaataactaaaaatatttataaaaaaatatttattaaatcactaacataataaatttaatatatctaataactataaatatttacaaatatggcTAGTAActacaaatatttacaaatatcactgataattataaatatttataatattttgttgtttaaataaaaaaaaatgtattgtggtgatagtgacccatGAAAATAACGAGTCTatgctaattataaatatttataatattttgttgattaaattaaaacatgtattgtggtgatagtgtcccgtgaaaatTTCTTAGATGAATAGTTTTCAATTTTActtgatatataatttatttaaatgcagttataaaatatgaaattctataatttaataacaaatatcactaataactataaatatttacaaatatttggttggttaaaataaattaaaaaatatatattgtggtgatagtgacctgtgcattcgcacgggtaagACCGTTGTTAAGGTAAACAGTGTATATGTCTAAAtactataaaatttataaaaatcaaattaaattatatatttaatattattaactatttctttattttattttataatagagTTTCATATTAATATAATGCAAGTTAAAATAAAGTTTCATATCTATATAATGCAAATTAAAAGATGTTAAGGTTTAAGCCTATACGATAAAAATAATATACCAATTACTTTATAGAATTTTACCCCAGCCAATGACCCGGATTAAATAGCATTCCTGCCACTAAAAGATTTTACTGATTGGTTAGTTGTAGATTGTAGTTGTGAATGCATTTTACCCtgtatattttgaaaatttatgctATTTGAATCTAAGCTCCTCAAGGGAAGTTTGTTGAGTTGTCTGACATGAAATTTGGTTGTTGCTGATATAGAATTATAACTATTATAAAATCActaacaacaaaaaaatatttaataataaatatcatcaatataccTAATAATTATCAATACTTACAAATGTCACTAAtaactaaatatatttataaatattgagTCGGTTAAAATAAATGTAAAAGGTATTGTTGTGATAGTGACCGCTAAAATTAatagttttaatgataaaa is part of the Vicia villosa cultivar HV-30 ecotype Madison, WI linkage group LG2, Vvil1.0, whole genome shotgun sequence genome and encodes:
- the LOC131651983 gene encoding uncharacterized protein LOC131651983 encodes the protein MATKNHVRSNSFPSQSHPNSTRIEQELSKIKTWETTSTSTSDSITIGLFLLEDLYTSLEDFLNMRSTQKAISQHQGENFVEELLDGSVKILDICGITRDIVLEIKENVQSLQSSLRRRKGDSSIETSVSKYKFFTTKMKKNVTKLMTSLKQMESKFGASTLLNQDQEVVCVISVLREVIVMNMSIFQSILSFLTSKSKATKWFKMSKLMHKRTISCEENLNEFQRVDASLRTLLRKGSDVSEMQAAHESFEALESAIEGVEKGLESVFRRLVKTRVCLLNMTQ